A window of Clostridium sp. 'White wine YQ' contains these coding sequences:
- a CDS encoding ABC transporter ATP-binding protein, whose translation MLEIKDVSFKYSSRDKAGNDFPALGPINLKIDSKDIYAVIGPSGCGKSTLLHVLSGVINGHTGEVFLDGKLLSPKKHSIGFIPQSYGLLPWKTVEKNCLLSLKIKGEKAELNTKITSVLTRLNILDLKHRYPKELSGGQKQRVAIARALIMNPDLLLMDEPFSALDALTREEAQSLFLEVWEEYKPITIFVTHNIDEAIAIGNKILIMSEGPGKVVEIINNPLFNQKDIREKEEYYKLSTYIRSIIKNGWRVNSDE comes from the coding sequence ATGTTAGAAATTAAAGATGTATCTTTTAAATATAGTTCAAGAGATAAGGCTGGGAATGATTTCCCAGCCCTTGGACCTATTAACCTAAAAATCGACTCAAAGGACATTTACGCAGTAATTGGACCTTCAGGTTGTGGAAAATCAACTTTGCTTCATGTCTTAAGCGGTGTAATTAATGGACATACAGGAGAGGTTTTTTTAGATGGGAAATTATTAAGTCCTAAAAAGCATTCAATTGGATTTATACCTCAAAGTTACGGGCTTTTACCGTGGAAAACTGTTGAAAAGAATTGCCTATTATCTCTTAAGATAAAAGGAGAAAAAGCAGAATTAAATACAAAGATTACTTCTGTATTAACTAGACTTAATATATTGGATTTAAAACATAGATATCCTAAAGAATTAAGTGGAGGACAAAAACAAAGAGTAGCTATTGCTAGAGCATTAATTATGAATCCGGATCTTCTATTAATGGATGAGCCTTTTTCAGCATTAGATGCATTGACTAGAGAAGAAGCTCAAAGTTTGTTCTTAGAGGTATGGGAAGAATATAAACCTATTACCATATTTGTTACTCATAATATTGATGAGGCTATAGCAATTGGTAATAAGATACTAATTATGTCTGAAGGGCCTGGAAAAGTTGTTGAAATAATAAATAACCCACTATTTAATCAAAAGGATATAAGAGAAAAAGAGGAATACTACAAATTATCTACTTATATAAGAAGCATCATAAAAAATGGGTGGAGGGTAAATAGTGATGAATAA
- a CDS encoding ABC transporter permease: MNKLITFIKGFIMFNILWYVMSLIINMQVLPNPVDVYKNIGNLYDQDFFKHISMSLYRILFGLGISLLIGIPVGIIMSYSKKWNRLLNPLVYFSYPIPKTALLPVVMLLLGLGDSSKIVLIVLIVVFQVIVTVRDSITKISQEIYVPLRSLGASKLQILMHVTLPAILPDLFTNLRLSVGTALSVLFFSEAYGTHYGIGYYILDAWTRIDYISMYAGIMIISLIGCLLFILIDVLQTKLCRWN; encoded by the coding sequence ATGAATAAACTAATAACATTCATTAAAGGTTTCATAATGTTTAATATACTATGGTATGTTATGTCATTAATAATAAATATGCAAGTTTTACCTAATCCAGTGGATGTATATAAGAATATAGGAAACCTTTATGACCAAGACTTTTTTAAACATATATCTATGAGTTTGTATAGAATTTTATTTGGACTTGGAATCTCCTTGCTAATAGGAATACCTGTGGGAATAATTATGTCATATTCAAAGAAGTGGAATAGGTTATTGAATCCACTAGTATATTTTTCTTATCCAATTCCTAAAACAGCCTTATTGCCAGTAGTAATGCTTTTGCTTGGTTTAGGAGATTCATCAAAAATAGTACTTATAGTTTTAATTGTTGTGTTTCAAGTAATTGTGACAGTTAGAGATTCTATAACAAAGATTTCCCAGGAAATATATGTACCATTAAGAAGTCTAGGAGCGTCAAAGCTTCAAATTTTGATGCATGTTACACTTCCAGCTATATTACCAGATCTATTTACAAATCTAAGGTTATCAGTAGGAACTGCACTTTCAGTATTATTCTTTTCCGAAGCATATGGAACTCATTACGGAATAGGCTATTATATACTTGATGCATGGACAAGAATAGACTATATATCAATGTATGCAGGAATAATGATAATAAGTTTAATTGGATGCTTATTATTTATTCTAATAGATGTTCTTCAAACTAAACTGTGTAGATGGAATTAG
- a CDS encoding ABC transporter substrate binding protein — translation MRNVVRGNKKRNFLKVYICIFFAAFLLLNSTYFHNKTYAAEREYNVLLINSYDSAFTWTKEETSGIFKTLNNSNMNIKTNVEYMDWKNYPYDENIENFKNQLKYKYSNKKIDLIITTDDAALEFALKNRDEITGNVPIVFCGVYGYSANSLLRSYNNITGVLEKIDTKGTLSAALKIYPETKKIYVINDDTESGLSSVSEINQSVKELNKNLEVISLDKIRISNLEEDLPKNIDNSVFIMTTFSRDVTGKTVQIEDMARKISNILDKPLFQVYGMTKGYGTIGGSLLNGEDHGSRAALMVLDILKGKSTNEIPIYDKVDSKNIFDYSVMQKYKISGGQLPENSTIINKPFSFYESYKTLVWNVLAVILLLLMLITFLIINILSRRKAEKELIQSNQELSDLYEELATSDEELRAQYIELEENKEIIEKTEEMYRLVFETSNDGLWEIDLKTNERFFSDRWYEIFGIPKEKVKDMEDWYKLIHPEDYETAKKCIEDITNGSCEVFANDFRIMDNEGNYKWIHGRGKGVKDANGVTYRIAGSHSDIHDKKVQEEQIRRMAYYDSLTGLVNRSNFEIQVANKIKDTKNKSALIFMDLDNFKNINDSFGHTLGDELIIQVANILKNIINEKGIVGRLGGDEFLILLTDIKDNSYVENMLDEIINRFNKKILIDEGSISTSASFGIALYPTDGDNFEYLLKNADTAMYKAKEYGKRKFVFFEQWMNDDITEMVVLENLMRQALVNKEFTLNFQPKFCLSNDKIQGFEALIRWNSPSAGFISPLKFIPLAEKTGLIVPIGRWVIEKACDFLKTMHSMGYDEIDVSINVSVIQLLQEDFIPMFKSIILEKNIDPRTIHIEITESVLMESIDTNIYKIEELKKMGVKIYLDDFGKGYSSLTYLKDMNFDVLKIDKVFIDEISENKNYRDGDSSIVGTIIKLAHQMGLKVVAEGVEVKEQYDYLTQNKCDYIQGYYISKPIELCKIQELMDKYK, via the coding sequence TTGAGAAACGTAGTAAGGGGAAATAAAAAAAGAAATTTTTTAAAGGTTTACATATGTATTTTCTTTGCGGCTTTTTTACTACTTAATTCCACTTATTTTCATAACAAAACATATGCAGCTGAAAGAGAATATAATGTCTTACTAATTAATTCATATGACAGTGCATTTACATGGACTAAAGAAGAAACTTCGGGAATTTTTAAAACACTAAATAATTCAAACATGAATATTAAAACTAATGTTGAGTATATGGACTGGAAGAACTATCCATATGATGAGAATATTGAAAATTTTAAGAATCAATTAAAATATAAATACTCAAATAAAAAGATAGATCTAATTATTACAACTGACGATGCAGCATTAGAATTTGCATTAAAGAACAGAGATGAGATTACAGGAAATGTCCCTATAGTATTTTGTGGAGTATATGGGTATTCAGCAAATTCGTTACTAAGGAGCTATAATAATATAACTGGTGTTTTAGAGAAGATAGATACTAAAGGAACCTTAAGCGCTGCGCTTAAGATTTATCCAGAAACAAAGAAGATATATGTCATTAATGATGATACAGAAAGTGGTCTTTCATCAGTAAGTGAAATAAATCAGTCAGTTAAGGAGCTAAATAAAAATTTAGAGGTTATTTCATTAGATAAAATAAGGATAAGTAATCTTGAGGAAGATTTGCCTAAGAATATTGATAATAGCGTATTTATAATGACCACATTTTCTAGGGACGTAACTGGAAAAACCGTTCAAATAGAAGATATGGCAAGAAAAATAAGCAATATCTTGGACAAGCCACTTTTTCAAGTTTATGGAATGACAAAAGGTTACGGAACAATAGGGGGGAGTTTGCTTAATGGGGAAGACCATGGAAGTAGAGCTGCTTTAATGGTGTTGGATATTTTAAAAGGAAAGTCCACAAATGAAATACCGATTTACGATAAGGTAGATTCTAAAAATATTTTTGATTATAGTGTTATGCAAAAATATAAAATTTCAGGTGGACAACTGCCAGAAAATAGTACAATTATTAATAAACCTTTTTCATTTTATGAAAGTTATAAGACTTTGGTATGGAACGTATTAGCAGTAATTTTATTACTCCTAATGTTGATTACATTTCTAATAATTAATATATTAAGCAGAAGGAAGGCTGAAAAGGAACTTATTCAAAGTAATCAAGAATTATCTGACTTGTATGAAGAATTAGCAACATCTGATGAAGAACTTAGAGCTCAGTATATTGAATTGGAAGAAAATAAAGAAATTATTGAGAAAACCGAGGAAATGTATAGACTTGTTTTTGAAACTAGTAATGATGGATTGTGGGAAATAGATTTAAAGACGAATGAAAGATTTTTTTCAGATAGATGGTATGAGATTTTTGGAATACCAAAAGAAAAGGTAAAGGATATGGAAGATTGGTACAAATTAATACACCCAGAGGATTATGAAACGGCAAAGAAGTGTATTGAGGATATTACCAATGGCTCATGTGAAGTATTTGCTAATGATTTTAGGATTATGGATAATGAAGGAAATTATAAATGGATTCATGGACGTGGAAAAGGTGTTAAGGATGCTAATGGCGTTACATATAGAATTGCTGGATCGCATTCTGATATTCATGACAAAAAAGTTCAAGAAGAGCAGATTAGACGAATGGCTTATTATGATAGTTTGACAGGATTAGTGAATAGAAGCAATTTTGAAATTCAAGTGGCTAATAAGATAAAGGATACAAAAAATAAAAGTGCATTAATATTTATGGATTTAGATAATTTTAAAAATATTAATGATTCCTTTGGACACACCTTAGGAGATGAACTCATTATTCAAGTGGCAAATATCTTAAAAAATATTATCAATGAAAAAGGTATAGTAGGAAGACTTGGAGGAGACGAATTCTTAATTTTATTAACTGACATAAAAGATAATAGTTATGTTGAGAATATGTTGGATGAAATAATAAATAGATTTAATAAAAAGATATTAATTGATGAAGGTTCTATTTCTACATCAGCTAGTTTTGGAATTGCATTGTATCCGACAGATGGGGATAATTTTGAATATTTACTTAAGAATGCAGATACTGCAATGTATAAAGCTAAAGAGTACGGCAAAAGAAAATTTGTGTTTTTTGAACAGTGGATGAATGACGATATTACTGAGATGGTAGTTTTAGAGAATTTGATGAGACAGGCTCTAGTAAACAAGGAGTTTACTTTAAATTTTCAACCTAAATTTTGTTTGAGTAATGATAAAATTCAAGGGTTTGAAGCATTAATTAGGTGGAATAGCCCAAGTGCAGGATTTATTTCACCATTGAAGTTTATACCGCTGGCTGAAAAAACAGGATTGATTGTTCCAATAGGTAGGTGGGTAATAGAGAAAGCTTGCGATTTTTTGAAAACCATGCATTCTATGGGATATGATGAAATAGATGTTTCAATAAATGTATCTGTAATTCAGTTATTACAAGAAGATTTTATACCTATGTTTAAATCAATAATCTTAGAGAAGAACATTGATCCAAGAACTATACATATTGAAATAACTGAGTCAGTACTTATGGAATCAATAGATACAAATATCTATAAAATTGAAGAACTGAAAAAAATGGGAGTAAAGATATATTTAGATGACTTTGGTAAGGGTTATTCATCTTTAACTTACCTAAAGGATATGAATTTTGATGTACTAAAAATTGATAAAGTCTTTATTGACGAAATAAGCGAGAATAAGAATTATCGAGATGGTGATTCAAGTATTGTGGGAACAATTATTAAATTAGCACATCAAATGGGCCTTAAGGTTGTCGCTGAAGGAGTAGAAGTAAAAGAACAGTATGATTATTTAACTCAAAATAAATGCGATTATATTCAAGGTTATTATATATCTAAACCAATTGAACTTTGTAAAATTCAAGAGTTAATGGATAAGTATAAATAG
- a CDS encoding ABC transporter substrate-binding protein — MLRLKKIIGLALVTTLMGATLISCNKKEKEEDKTTLTIGVMSSIDAVPMFISKEKEYYKKEGVNVDIQVFKNSKDRDAALQAGTLDGVICDEVAVNLYQNANFDVKITGVTDGNFVLIAGAKSNIKSYVDLKGKSVAISEKTCMEYTLDKLLEKNSIDISSVNKTAVPAIPTRYEMLKEGKIDAALLPEPFSSLALNDGGVKLGSAVDANIFSSVSAFTQKAIDSKSKEIKNFYKAYNDAVKYINSTPISEYEKTVIDTVGYPKEMAGKIVLPKYRENVLPDNKDLETVIKWVEDKGLSKKSLKPSDLVSDVGIK; from the coding sequence AAAATAATAGGACTTGCACTTGTAACTACATTAATGGGTGCAACACTAATTTCATGCAATAAAAAAGAAAAAGAAGAAGACAAAACAACATTAACAATTGGAGTTATGAGTTCTATAGATGCAGTACCTATGTTTATTTCAAAGGAAAAAGAATATTATAAAAAAGAAGGCGTAAATGTTGATATTCAAGTATTTAAGAATTCTAAAGATAGAGATGCAGCATTACAAGCTGGTACATTAGATGGAGTTATTTGTGATGAAGTTGCAGTTAATCTTTATCAAAATGCAAATTTTGATGTTAAAATAACTGGAGTAACTGATGGTAATTTTGTTTTAATTGCTGGAGCTAAATCAAATATTAAATCTTATGTAGATTTAAAAGGTAAAAGTGTAGCAATATCTGAAAAGACATGTATGGAATATACTTTAGACAAGCTACTTGAGAAAAATTCTATAGATATTAGCTCTGTAAATAAAACTGCAGTACCTGCAATTCCAACAAGATACGAAATGCTTAAAGAAGGTAAAATTGATGCAGCGCTTCTTCCTGAACCATTTTCATCATTAGCATTAAACGACGGAGGAGTGAAACTTGGAAGTGCTGTTGATGCAAATATATTCTCATCAGTTTCAGCCTTTACACAAAAAGCTATTGATAGCAAGTCAAAAGAAATTAAAAATTTCTATAAAGCATATAATGATGCGGTTAAATATATAAATTCAACACCAATTAGTGAATATGAAAAAACAGTTATAGATACTGTTGGATATCCAAAAGAAATGGCAGGAAAAATAGTTTTACCAAAGTATAGAGAAAATGTTCTACCAGATAATAAAGATTTAGAAACAGTAATTAAATGGGTAGAAGATAAAGGATTAAGTAAAAAGAGTTTAAAGCCAAGTGATTTAGTAAGTGATGTAGGAATCAAATAA
- the aspD gene encoding aspartate 4-decarboxylase: protein METVNIQRKEIEKIYGKVSPFEFKDKLIALANGPKKKIAHTLLDAGRGNPNWISSTPREAFFTFGNFAIEECKRTWQDNDLAGMAQKKGIGERLRKYINENNNLPGIKLLEGIIDYGAKREGFSEDDWIFELTDGIIGDNYPSPDRMLTHTEKIIHEYLVQEMCYNKPPAGKFKIFGVEGATAAMCYIFDSLIANELLSRGDTIALMVPIFTPYLEIPLLPRYDFKIEYIKATATTRDGTHTWQYPKSELNKLSNKSIKALFVVNPSNPPSVAINPESVNYIKEIVTRDNPNLMIISDDVYGTFVDNFRSLMADLPYNTIGVYSFSKYFGVTGWRLGTIALHEDNVFDKLIKDLPEELKKELNIRYSALSTNPSDIPFIDRIVADSRQVALNHTAGLSTPQQVQMVFFCIFALLDKENRYKNLTKNICRNRQKLLFKSLGLDLREDPYDAAYYTEFDLLEWASYNYGKGFANYLEKNHKPVDILFRLAEESSIVLLSGSGFQGPEWSIRISLANLSDESYSKIGKVLHDILDELASNWNLDIDNN from the coding sequence ATGGAAACAGTTAATATTCAAAGAAAAGAAATTGAAAAAATCTATGGGAAAGTCAGTCCGTTTGAATTTAAAGATAAACTAATTGCACTTGCTAATGGACCAAAGAAAAAAATTGCTCATACTTTATTAGATGCAGGAAGAGGAAATCCCAATTGGATATCATCTACTCCTAGGGAAGCATTCTTTACCTTTGGTAATTTTGCTATTGAAGAGTGTAAAAGAACTTGGCAAGATAACGATTTAGCTGGAATGGCACAAAAAAAAGGAATTGGTGAGCGTTTAAGAAAATATATAAATGAAAATAATAATCTTCCTGGGATTAAGCTTCTAGAAGGTATCATAGATTATGGAGCAAAGCGAGAAGGTTTTTCTGAGGATGATTGGATTTTTGAACTTACTGATGGAATAATTGGAGATAATTATCCTAGCCCTGATAGAATGCTCACTCATACTGAAAAAATCATACACGAATACCTAGTGCAGGAAATGTGCTACAATAAACCACCCGCTGGTAAATTTAAGATTTTTGGAGTAGAAGGAGCTACAGCAGCTATGTGTTATATCTTTGATTCATTAATCGCAAATGAATTACTATCTAGAGGAGATACTATAGCATTAATGGTTCCTATATTTACTCCATATTTAGAGATTCCTCTCCTCCCTAGGTATGATTTTAAAATTGAATACATAAAAGCAACTGCAACCACAAGGGATGGTACGCATACATGGCAATACCCTAAATCAGAACTAAATAAACTTTCAAATAAATCAATTAAAGCTTTATTTGTAGTTAATCCAAGTAATCCCCCATCCGTTGCTATTAATCCTGAATCAGTTAATTATATTAAAGAAATAGTAACAAGAGATAATCCTAACTTAATGATAATCTCTGATGATGTTTATGGAACATTCGTTGATAATTTCCGTTCCTTAATGGCGGATCTTCCTTATAATACAATAGGTGTTTATTCATTTTCTAAATACTTTGGAGTTACAGGTTGGCGCTTAGGCACAATTGCTCTACATGAAGATAATGTATTTGATAAATTAATAAAAGACTTACCTGAGGAACTTAAGAAGGAATTAAATATAAGATATAGTGCACTTTCTACAAATCCTTCTGACATTCCCTTTATAGATAGAATTGTTGCTGATAGCAGACAGGTAGCCCTTAATCATACCGCTGGACTTTCTACTCCTCAACAAGTTCAAATGGTTTTTTTCTGTATTTTTGCTTTATTAGATAAAGAAAATAGATATAAAAACTTAACTAAAAATATTTGTAGAAATAGACAAAAGCTTCTATTTAAGAGTCTTGGATTAGATCTTAGAGAAGATCCATATGATGCAGCATATTATACTGAATTTGATTTACTTGAGTGGGCTTCATATAATTATGGAAAAGGCTTTGCTAATTATTTAGAAAAAAATCATAAACCAGTTGATATACTCTTTAGACTTGCAGAAGAGTCCTCAATCGTTTTATTAAGCGGAAGTGGCTTCCAAGGACCAGAATGGTCCATACGTATTTCTTTAGCTAATCTAAGCGATGAGTCTTATTCCAAAATTGGTAAGGTACTTCACGATATTCTTGACGAATTAGCTTCAAACTGGAATTTAGATATAGATAATAATTAA